A genomic segment from Flavobacterium inviolabile encodes:
- a CDS encoding SCO family protein, giving the protein MKKILLGLLIILAGIQHCNSQEQTPERLSEAGEFSGLSIYNLPSRWTTQDNKEIEMKDLKGKVLVMVMIYTSCKAACPRLIADMRHIEQRLPENIKKDVRLIMVSIDPETDTPKRLKAFAKENKMEGEQWLFLRSTEENTREFAAVLAVNYKKITPVDFSHSNIISVFNTGGELTFQQEGLGISYDETVRNIIAEAAKHH; this is encoded by the coding sequence ATGAAAAAAATACTGTTAGGATTACTGATAATCCTTGCCGGGATACAACATTGTAATTCCCAGGAACAAACCCCGGAAAGACTTTCGGAAGCCGGGGAATTTTCCGGACTTTCCATCTATAACCTGCCTTCCAGATGGACCACTCAGGACAATAAAGAGATCGAAATGAAAGACCTTAAAGGAAAAGTTCTGGTCATGGTCATGATCTATACTTCCTGTAAGGCCGCCTGTCCCAGATTAATAGCAGATATGCGGCATATCGAGCAGCGGCTGCCGGAAAACATCAAAAAGGATGTCAGACTGATTATGGTGAGTATCGACCCCGAAACCGATACGCCCAAACGATTAAAAGCATTTGCAAAAGAAAACAAAATGGAAGGGGAGCAATGGCTGTTTCTTCGGTCAACGGAAGAAAATACCCGGGAATTTGCAGCGGTACTGGCGGTAAACTATAAAAAGATAACGCCTGTGGACTTTTCGCATTCTAACATCATCAGTGTTTTTAACACCGGCGGAGAATTAACTTTTCAGCAGGAAGGACTTGGCATCAGCTATGACGAAACGGTTCGTAACATTATTGCTGAGG
- a CDS encoding formylglycine-generating enzyme family protein: protein MYQPDRIVVSLIIGFITVFLNAQETKMVTIKGGTFVPLYGATTEKPVAVSSFKIDVYPVTNAEYLNFVNRKPEYTRFGIKAIFADKSYLSYWKNDFDYGANKSDAPVTNVSWFAAKKYCECQGKRMPTMDEWEYVAMADEQKADARTREEYNKYILSWYEKSKTYNNAIGQTFKNYWGVYDMHGLIWEWTSDFNSILLSGESRKDKDTDTSLFCGSGAVNATDLMNYAAFMRYAFRGSLKANYSTRNLGFRCARDIAPEKDLIKSTTTFLTEQ from the coding sequence ATGTATCAGCCCGATAGAATTGTTGTCAGTCTTATAATCGGTTTTATAACCGTATTCCTGAATGCACAGGAAACAAAAATGGTAACCATAAAAGGGGGGACTTTTGTTCCCCTTTATGGTGCTACCACCGAAAAACCGGTAGCTGTTTCCTCTTTCAAAATAGATGTTTATCCGGTAACCAATGCCGAATATCTGAATTTCGTAAACCGGAAACCGGAATATACCCGTTTCGGAATTAAAGCCATTTTTGCCGATAAAAGCTATTTATCCTACTGGAAAAATGATTTTGATTACGGTGCGAATAAAAGTGATGCTCCTGTTACCAATGTTTCCTGGTTTGCCGCAAAAAAATATTGTGAATGCCAGGGAAAACGCATGCCCACAATGGACGAATGGGAATATGTAGCCATGGCAGATGAACAAAAAGCAGATGCCCGGACGAGAGAAGAATACAACAAATACATACTGAGCTGGTATGAAAAGTCAAAAACGTATAACAATGCCATAGGGCAGACCTTTAAGAACTATTGGGGCGTTTACGATATGCACGGCCTGATTTGGGAATGGACCTCCGATTTTAACAGCATACTGCTTTCCGGCGAGTCCAGAAAAGACAAGGACACCGATACCAGTTTATTTTGCGGAAGCGGTGCTGTAAATGCAACCGACCTGATGAATTATGCCGCTTTTATGCGATATGCCTTCCGGGGCAGTTTAAAAGCGAATTATTCAACACGAAACCTGGGATTTCGATGTGCCCGGGATATAGCCCCTGAAAAAGATTTGATAAAAAGTACAACAACTTTTTTAACGGAACAATAA
- the nirK gene encoding copper-containing nitrite reductase — MKIKLKIVVSLLVITTITIGLLSFRDKSPGDPTKIKVVGEQVAELTSPPFVPKPIGNRAATKLIVNMEIKELEGEMTAGVKYVYWTFGGSVPGSFIRTRIGDEVQFHLKNHPDNKLPHNIDLHAVTGPGGGATSSLVAPGHEKVFNFKCLNPGLYVYHCATAPVGMHIANGMYGLILVEPEGGLPPVDKEYYVMQGDFYTKGNYGDQGTQPFDMEKAIKEQPDYVVFNGKVGAITGDNAITAKKGETVRIYMGNGGPNLVSSFHVIGEIFDKVYLEGGSVINKDVQTTLIPAGGAAIVEFKVDVPGTFILVDHSIFRAFNKGALGMLKVEGEQDKNVYSGTVQEGIYLPEGGTIQNMPKEKDAPKAVAPKTLDEKLKAGKEIYGRTCFACHQSEGQGIPSAFPPLAKSDYLNADTKRAINAVLHGLTGEITVNGKKYNSVMTSQNLTDDEIANVLTYVYNNWGNNKTNVTTAMVKAERSKPAQKLKDIHE, encoded by the coding sequence ATGAAAATCAAATTAAAAATTGTGGTGAGTTTGTTGGTAATAACAACAATTACAATCGGTTTGTTATCATTTAGGGACAAATCACCAGGCGATCCGACAAAAATTAAAGTAGTAGGAGAACAGGTTGCAGAACTCACTTCACCGCCGTTTGTACCCAAGCCTATAGGCAACCGTGCAGCAACAAAACTGATTGTAAACATGGAAATCAAGGAACTGGAAGGCGAAATGACTGCCGGGGTGAAATATGTTTACTGGACCTTTGGCGGTTCTGTTCCGGGAAGTTTTATCAGAACCCGTATTGGAGACGAAGTGCAGTTTCATTTAAAAAACCATCCCGATAACAAGCTGCCACACAATATCGACCTGCATGCAGTAACAGGACCGGGTGGAGGTGCAACCTCTTCTTTAGTTGCTCCGGGACATGAAAAAGTATTTAACTTCAAATGCCTGAATCCGGGGCTATATGTTTACCACTGCGCTACAGCTCCGGTGGGGATGCACATTGCCAACGGTATGTATGGGCTAATTCTGGTAGAGCCCGAAGGCGGATTGCCTCCGGTAGACAAGGAATACTATGTAATGCAGGGTGATTTCTACACCAAAGGAAATTATGGCGATCAGGGAACCCAGCCTTTCGATATGGAAAAAGCAATCAAGGAACAACCGGACTATGTTGTTTTTAACGGTAAAGTAGGCGCTATAACCGGGGACAATGCCATCACGGCAAAAAAAGGAGAAACAGTCCGTATTTATATGGGTAACGGCGGACCGAACCTGGTATCGTCCTTCCATGTGATCGGTGAAATTTTCGATAAAGTATACCTCGAAGGCGGAAGCGTTATCAATAAAGATGTACAGACCACCTTAATACCGGCCGGAGGTGCTGCAATTGTTGAATTTAAGGTTGATGTTCCGGGCACCTTTATCCTGGTGGATCATTCCATTTTCAGAGCGTTTAACAAAGGGGCTTTAGGTATGCTGAAAGTAGAAGGCGAGCAGGATAAAAATGTCTATTCAGGAACGGTACAGGAAGGAATCTATTTACCGGAAGGCGGAACGATCCAGAATATGCCTAAAGAAAAAGACGCACCCAAAGCGGTTGCTCCCAAAACACTGGACGAAAAACTTAAAGCCGGTAAAGAAATCTATGGCAGAACCTGTTTTGCCTGCCATCAGTCTGAAGGACAGGGCATCCCAAGCGCCTTTCCGCCATTGGCCAAATCAGATTACCTGAATGCCGATACAAAAAGAGCAATTAATGCAGTACTGCACGGGTTGACAGGCGAAATAACGGTAAACGGTAAAAAATACAACAGCGTGATGACCAGCCAGAACCTGACAGACGATGAGATTGCCAATGTATTGACGTATGTGTACAACAATTGGGGCAATAATAAAACCAATGTAACCACAGCAATGGTAAAAGCCGAACGAAGCAAACCGGCACAAAAATTAAAAGATATCCACGAATAA